One segment of Deinococcus humi DNA contains the following:
- a CDS encoding DDE-type integrase/transposase/recombinase: MKDLVLIERLRALASERPRFGYRRLHLFLKRDELPINLGRVYRAESLAVRWKVRRKLAMGERQKKPVVSAANQRWSLDFMSDQLASGQRFRVLNVVDHFTRECLAMHVGVSITGHDVVRELAAVVRFRGRPQAIITDNGPEFVGKALDLWTHETGITYLFTRSGKPVENTYIESFNGRLRDECSNLQWFQSLE; encoded by the coding sequence GTGAAAGACCTGGTGCTGATCGAGCGTCTTCGCGCTCTGGCCTCGGAACGACCTCGCTTCGGGTACCGCCGGTTGCACCTCTTCCTGAAGCGCGATGAACTGCCCATCAATCTGGGGCGGGTGTATCGCGCCGAAAGTCTCGCTGTACGCTGGAAAGTGCGCCGGAAGCTCGCCATGGGTGAGCGTCAGAAAAAACCCGTGGTTTCTGCTGCAAATCAGCGCTGGAGTCTGGACTTCATGTCGGACCAGTTGGCTTCAGGACAGCGATTTCGGGTGCTGAACGTAGTGGATCATTTCACCCGCGAGTGTCTGGCGATGCACGTGGGGGTCTCCATCACGGGTCACGACGTCGTTCGCGAGTTGGCAGCGGTGGTCCGATTCCGAGGTCGGCCGCAGGCAATCATCACCGATAACGGACCGGAATTTGTGGGAAAGGCCTTGGATCTCTGGACGCACGAAACCGGGATTACTTACCTGTTCACCCGCTCTGGAAAACCAGTGGAAAACACGTATATCGAGAGCTTCAACGGGCGACTGAGGGATGAGTGCTCGAATCTGCAATGGTTCCAGAGCCTGGAATAG
- a CDS encoding site-specific integrase, whose protein sequence is MSLELMAANLDLQGRADRVAHLDSDSLKKSALRAARDIDVEGLWALLEAYLVTRGGRGARVSVNTLEAYRIGLDTFLAWAGPAGISLLRPGPNAGFRYVRHLEGAGLAPSSVRVRLSAGKALYAALRWTGACEAAPFLDVRAASDPVPRWEKRKPYSTEDVALLLRHAGVQDAVIVVLGAHVGLRATEMTTLLRKDLHLDAPEPYLTVTGKRQRRQEVALSPTAVKALRTWLAATPNYGPRVLTIHTRQSVENALKRLCQEAGVRYGGREVHGLRHSAGTRIYSESGDLLAVRDHLRHRTVDSSEIYVDYARAGRKKPVGDW, encoded by the coding sequence ATGAGCCTGGAGCTGATGGCTGCCAACCTCGACCTTCAGGGGCGCGCCGACCGGGTGGCGCACCTAGATTCCGACAGCCTGAAGAAGTCCGCGTTGCGGGCAGCCCGCGACATAGACGTCGAGGGGCTGTGGGCGCTGCTCGAGGCTTATTTAGTGACGCGCGGCGGCCGAGGCGCGCGCGTGAGCGTCAACACCCTGGAGGCGTACCGTATAGGCCTCGACACCTTTCTGGCTTGGGCAGGTCCGGCGGGTATCAGCCTGCTCCGTCCTGGGCCGAATGCCGGGTTCCGGTACGTCCGGCATCTGGAAGGCGCAGGCCTGGCCCCCAGCAGCGTGCGCGTGCGCTTGAGCGCCGGCAAGGCCTTGTACGCCGCTCTGCGCTGGACAGGAGCCTGCGAGGCCGCGCCCTTCCTGGACGTGCGGGCCGCCAGCGATCCGGTGCCCCGGTGGGAAAAGCGCAAGCCCTACTCCACCGAGGATGTGGCATTGCTGCTGCGGCATGCGGGAGTCCAGGACGCGGTGATCGTCGTGCTTGGCGCGCACGTGGGGCTGAGAGCGACGGAGATGACGACACTGCTCAGAAAGGACTTGCACCTGGATGCGCCCGAGCCGTACCTGACCGTGACCGGCAAGAGGCAGCGCCGCCAGGAGGTGGCGCTCTCCCCTACTGCGGTCAAGGCGCTACGCACGTGGCTAGCTGCGACGCCCAATTACGGCCCCCGGGTGCTGACCATCCACACCCGTCAGAGCGTGGAGAATGCGCTGAAGCGGCTGTGTCAGGAGGCAGGCGTACGCTACGGGGGCCGCGAGGTTCACGGCCTGCGCCACAGCGCGGGCACCCGGATCTACAGCGAGAGTGGAGATCTGCTGGCCGTACGGGACCATTTGCGACACCGCACCGTCGACAGCAGCGAGATCTACGTGGATTACGCGCGGGCGGGCCGCAAGAAGCCTGTGGGTGACTGGTGA
- a CDS encoding ParA family protein, whose translation MITATVFNHAGGAGKTSLCLNVGHELARQGLRVLLIDCDPQGNMSSWLGVTEVDLSTTIYPVAAEGAALPTPISVHGLHLIPAQVDLAQAEIGITSMPGGQLFLRQALQAVSDQYDVCLIDSPPSLGQLAILGALAADHLIVPMPTRQKGLDALPGLQRATALYRRLRPELTVALYVPTLYDARRTHDRSVLDSLRAYLSPLSEPMPQREAVWLDSTMSGEPVGVYAPGSPVHEDIQRLTAEVVRALGLEVSA comes from the coding sequence ATGATCACCGCCACCGTGTTCAACCACGCCGGAGGGGCCGGGAAGACGAGCCTGTGCCTCAATGTCGGCCATGAGCTCGCCCGCCAGGGTCTGCGTGTGCTCCTGATCGACTGCGATCCGCAGGGGAATATGTCCAGCTGGCTGGGCGTAACGGAGGTGGACCTCTCCACCACCATTTATCCAGTTGCCGCCGAGGGGGCCGCACTCCCCACGCCGATTAGCGTTCATGGCCTGCACCTAATCCCCGCGCAGGTGGACCTCGCCCAGGCCGAGATCGGCATCACCAGCATGCCGGGCGGACAGCTGTTCCTGCGTCAGGCCCTGCAGGCGGTCTCCGATCAGTACGACGTGTGCCTGATCGACAGCCCGCCCAGCCTGGGCCAGCTTGCCATCCTGGGGGCCCTAGCCGCCGATCACTTGATTGTGCCGATGCCCACCCGGCAGAAAGGTCTGGACGCCCTGCCCGGCCTGCAGCGGGCCACCGCGCTCTACCGCCGACTGCGCCCGGAGTTGACCGTGGCCCTCTACGTGCCCACCCTCTACGACGCCCGTCGCACGCATGACCGCTCAGTCCTGGACTCCTTGCGCGCCTATCTCTCGCCACTCAGCGAGCCGATGCCGCAGCGGGAGGCCGTATGGCTGGATAGCACTATGTCCGGCGAACCCGTGGGGGTCTACGCACCGGGTAGCCCGGTTCACGAGGACATCCAGCGATTGACCGCGGAAGTCGTTCGCGCGCTAGGCCTGGAAGTGTCCGCATGA
- a CDS encoding ParB/RepB/Spo0J family partition protein, which translates to MTRPKKPKPRVGLEVLLGDASALSRPGLDARNIPLTELRPSALQPRRVFTPTALAALTTSIREQGVLQPLLVRSVEGGYEIIAGERRWRAAQEAGLKEVPVVVRELDNRAALAAALIENLQREDLNVYEEVRGTVQLVALALDTDADGAKGRLYKAMNHGGPDVEVLEDLFSRLSLGPWKSFAANKLRILSWPQQVLDAMDAGLPYTLGGVVVGAPAEHQAELLELAVGGATLRELRDRLATLRERPARTALNERDVARLGRTLSSVKWIRGLNDKEQAEINKWMGKMPEAVKKALGQK; encoded by the coding sequence ATGACCCGTCCGAAGAAACCAAAGCCTCGGGTCGGTTTGGAAGTCCTGCTTGGGGATGCCTCCGCGCTTTCTCGCCCTGGACTGGATGCCCGCAACATCCCGCTCACCGAGCTGCGCCCCAGCGCGCTCCAGCCCCGACGGGTGTTCACGCCCACGGCGCTGGCCGCGCTGACCACCAGCATCCGAGAACAGGGCGTGCTGCAACCCCTCCTTGTGCGTTCGGTCGAGGGCGGCTACGAGATCATTGCAGGAGAGCGGCGTTGGCGGGCCGCGCAGGAAGCCGGGCTCAAGGAAGTGCCAGTGGTGGTCCGCGAGCTCGATAACCGCGCTGCGCTCGCGGCCGCGCTGATCGAGAATCTACAGCGCGAGGACCTGAACGTCTATGAGGAGGTAAGGGGCACGGTGCAGCTCGTCGCACTGGCCCTGGACACGGACGCCGACGGCGCTAAGGGGCGGCTTTACAAGGCCATGAACCATGGCGGGCCGGATGTAGAGGTGCTGGAGGATCTGTTCTCGCGGCTGTCGCTCGGGCCCTGGAAGAGTTTCGCCGCGAACAAACTCCGCATCCTGTCCTGGCCCCAGCAGGTGCTGGACGCAATGGACGCAGGCCTGCCGTACACCCTCGGCGGAGTGGTGGTGGGGGCCCCAGCTGAACACCAGGCTGAGCTGCTGGAGTTGGCTGTCGGCGGCGCCACGCTCCGGGAACTCAGGGACCGACTGGCCACACTGCGGGAACGGCCAGCCCGCACCGCCTTGAACGAGCGCGATGTGGCCCGGCTGGGGCGCACCTTGAGCAGCGTGAAATGGATCAGAGGCCTGAACGATAAGGAACAAGCAGAAATCAATAAATGGATGGGGAAGATGCCGGAGGCGGTAAAGAAAGCTCTGGGACAGAAATAG